CCAGCTCGTTCTTGGCGTTGCTGATGCGGCTGAGGATCTCGGTGGGGGAGTACTTCTCCTCGCCGTCGGAGTCGCCGTCCAGCAGCGAGAGGGCTTCCTTGACGATGGCGAGCTGGTCGGAGTCGTCGTAGATGGAGAAATTGTGGGGGATGCCGATGGCCTCCCCCTCGGCGCGCAGGATGCGGGCGCAGATGGAGTGGAAGGTCCCCGCCCACAGGCCCTTGGCCCGGGCGCCGATGAGCCCCTTGATGCGCTCCTTCAACTCCCCGGCGGCCTTGTTGGTGAAGGTGACGGCGAGGATGTTGCCGGGGTCAATGCCGCACTCCTCGACCATGTGGGCGATGCGGTAGGTGAGCGTGCGGGTCTTGCCGCTGCCGGCCCCGGCGAAGATGAGCACCGGCCCGTCAATGATGGCGGCGGCCTTGCGTTGTTCGGGATTGAGCTTGTCGAGCAGAGATGCCAAATGGATCACCAGGTAGGAACAAGGTACGCACCCCGGCGCGGGGTGCGTACGGTAGTCGCCAGGCGTTCTCGGCCCGGCTAGCGGTACACGCGGCCGCGCGGGGCCACGCGGACGATGGTGACCTCGTGGGCCGCGTCGTCAACGGCGTAGACAATGCGGTACGCCCCGACCCGACCACGGTAGTAGCCACGCAACTTGCCCTGCAACATCGTGCAGCCAAGCGGACGGGGGTCGTCACGGAGACCTTCGATGAAGTCCCCGACACTCGTCCTGACATCCTGGGGCAGGCCGACAGCTTCCTTCCGCGCGCTGCCCTTGAAGGATATCGTGTACCTCAAAGCCCCATCTCCGCCTTGACCTGCTCCCACGGAATGACGGGGTCGTTCGGGTCGGCCATCCTGGCGTCGGCGACGGCGATATCGGAGGCGTCCTCCAGCACCTGCTCGATGGCGCTTCGTATCAGCGCCGAACGGCTGGTACCCAGTGCTTCGGCCAGTTGGTCTATCTGTTGCAACAGACCGACCGATAGGTTGATGTTGACGGCTACTCTACGGGCCTGAGGATCGGCCAAGCGGGGCATAGCGCAACTCCCTGTATGTATGTACATATCATCATACAAGCCGCCCGACCGCCCGTCAAGTCGCCCGGACGCCCTACAGCCCTGCCTCCGTCCCCTCGCCCGCGCACTCCATCGCGATCCCGTGCGCCTGGCAGTACTTGACCCCAGCCGCGATGAAGCCCCGGAACATCGGGTGCGCGCGGTTCGGGCGCGACTTGAACTCCGGGTGGAACTGGCTCGCCAAAAAGAACGGGTGGTCCGGCAGCTCGATCATCTCCACCAGGTCGCCCTCGGGCGAGGTGCCGCAGAAGACCATGCCCTGCTCCGCCAGCTGCTCGCGGTAGGCGTTGCTGACCTCCAGACGGTGGCGATGGCGCTCCGAGATCTCGCGGCTGCCGTACAGCTTCTCGGCCAGCGAACCCTCCTTGAGCACGCACGGGTACGCGCCCAGGCGCATCGTCCCGCCCAGCCGCGTGATGTACTCCTGCTCCTTGAGGTAGATGACCACCGGGTGCGGGGAGCCCTCGTCGAACTCCCGGCTGTGGGCGCCCTCCAGGCCGCAGGCGTGGCGGGCGAACTCGATCACGGCGATCTGCAGCCCCAGGCACAGGCCCAGGTACGGGATGCCGTTCTCGCGCGCGTACTGCGCGGCGCGGATCTTGCCCTCGATGCCGCGGTCGCCGAAGCCGCCGGGCACCAGGATGCCGCAGACATCGCCCAGCAGTTCGTCTACCGTCTCATCGGTGACCTTCTCGGAGTCCACATACTTGATCTCGACATTGACCCGGTTGTGGATGCCGCCGTGGCGGATGGCCTCGGTCACCGACAGGTAGGCATCGTGCAGGTCCATGTACTTGCCGACCATGGCGATGCGCACCGTGCCGCTGGGGTGGTTCAGCCGGCCGAGCATGTCCTGCCACTCGGTCATGCTCAGGGGGCGGCGCGGCAGGTGCAGCGTATCGGTGGCCAGGTCCGCGATGCCCTGACGCTCCATCGCCATCGGGATCTCATACAGCGAGCTGGTCAGGTCCACGGCCTCGATGATGTTCTCGATGGGCAGGTCGCAGAACAGCGCCAACTTGGCGCGGATGCTCTTGTCCAGCGGGTAGGCCGTGCGGGCGACCAGGATGTCGGGCGAGATACCGACCCGTCGCAGCTCCTGGACCGAGTGCTGCGTCGGCTTGGTCTTCAGTTCGCCCACCGTGCCCAGGTACGGGATCAGCGTGACATGAACGTAGCACACATTCTCGGGGCCCACATCGCGGCGCATCTGACGGATGGACTCCAAGAAGGGCAGGCCCTCGATGTCGCCGACCGTGCCGCCGATCTCCACCAGGCACACGTCCTTGCCGTTGGCGTACTGGCGAATGCGTTCCTTGATCTCATCGGTGATGTGCGGGATGACCTGCACGGTCTTACCCAGGTAGTAGTCGCCCTGCCG
This is a stretch of genomic DNA from bacterium. It encodes these proteins:
- a CDS encoding type II toxin-antitoxin system RelE/ParE family toxin, whose product is MRYTISFKGSARKEAVGLPQDVRTSVGDFIEGLRDDPRPLGCTMLQGKLRGYYRGRVGAYRIVYAVDDAAHEVTIVRVAPRGRVYR
- a CDS encoding CTP synthase, coding for MAKYVFVTGGVVSAIGKGITTASLGRLLKDRGYRVGLIKVDPYINVDAGLMNPFQHGEVYVTDDGAETDLDLGHYERFVDEPLCDLSNITTGKIYGSVIDKERQGDYYLGKTVQVIPHITDEIKERIRQYANGKDVCLVEIGGTVGDIEGLPFLESIRQMRRDVGPENVCYVHVTLIPYLGTVGELKTKPTQHSVQELRRVGISPDILVARTAYPLDKSIRAKLALFCDLPIENIIEAVDLTSSLYEIPMAMERQGIADLATDTLHLPRRPLSMTEWQDMLGRLNHPSGTVRIAMVGKYMDLHDAYLSVTEAIRHGGIHNRVNVEIKYVDSEKVTDETVDELLGDVCGILVPGGFGDRGIEGKIRAAQYARENGIPYLGLCLGLQIAVIEFARHACGLEGAHSREFDEGSPHPVVIYLKEQEYITRLGGTMRLGAYPCVLKEGSLAEKLYGSREISERHRHRLEVSNAYREQLAEQGMVFCGTSPEGDLVEMIELPDHPFFLASQFHPEFKSRPNRAHPMFRGFIAAGVKYCQAHGIAMECAGEGTEAGL
- a CDS encoding ribbon-helix-helix domain-containing protein gives rise to the protein MPRLADPQARRVAVNINLSVGLLQQIDQLAEALGTSRSALIRSAIEQVLEDASDIAVADARMADPNDPVIPWEQVKAEMGL